In a single window of the Drosophila albomicans strain 15112-1751.03 chromosome 3, ASM965048v2, whole genome shotgun sequence genome:
- the LOC117567133 gene encoding apolipoprotein D — translation MSEQRFCVIWRISLALLSSLLLLTFVGQTDAYGFGRCPNYPSMPKFNMSRVLGHWYEVERSFYLPEIASGCTTFEFQPYNKADLSKFNNFKLEVAIKTVNRITGNPNVNLGYATPENSRSSIMDFKFNTRFPEVIARLLPGSGKYQVLYTDYDNFAILWSCGSIGSLGYADQIWILGRETDFVLKIREKIYDVLKRLSLDPERLVLSKNTNCPPRAVNN, via the exons atgtctGAACAACGATTTTGCGTAATCTGGCGAATTTCTCTGGCGTTGCtgtcgtcgctgttgttattgACATTTGTGGGCCAAACGGACGCTTATGGGTTTGGACGTTGCCCGAACTATCCATCGATGCCAAAGTTCAACATGAGTCGG GTACTTGGCCATTGGTATGAGGTGGAGCGTTCATTCTATTTGCCAGAAATCGCCTCGGGCTGCACCACTTTCGAGTTTCAGCCCTACAACAAAGCGGATCTGTCCAAGTTTAACAACTTCAAGCTCGAGGTGGCCATAAAGACCGTTAATCGCAT CACTGGCAATCCCAATGTAAATCTCGGCTATGCCACGCCAGAGAACAGCAGATCCTCCATTATGGACTTTAAG TTCAATACACGCTTTCCAGAGGTGATTGCGCGTTTGTTGCCCGGTTCTGGGAAATATCAGGTGCTTTATACGGACTACGATAACTTTGCCATCTTGTGGTCCTGCGGCAGTATTGGTTCCCTTGGCTATGCCGATCAGATCTGGATCTTGGGACGCGAAACAGACTTTGTGCTAAAGATACGTGAGAAGATCTACGATGTGCTAAAGCGACTCTCCTTGGATCCGGAAAGACTGGTGCTCAGCAAAAATACCAATTGTCCGCCAAGAGCAGTAAACAATTGA
- the LOC117567131 gene encoding transcription factor grauzone → MATCVLCFERCKNGQSYKIFSETGLRLNICKTINKHFWLELNSVTGSSEEICNQCWECVNTFNVFYQRVYHVHQERREFKDVPIEFCVETVAASNPLALATELDALDEAFFATDNVKVEVNELEPLPKLEILEEPAPQPTKGTKRATAAAAETPAAAKRRIKREKVTLASDSDGDIPLAEFLDIKHNGKAEQKETPTQGRQLRRSARRGRPPKKPRTPSPESPPPATEASLKKELHSDDDLDDDMDDRDDDREFVPAEAVLGTDDSESSSESSDGGGSGDSLPDFVPEERYAEIPKRVVVKPKKYRKRPKPLVPPVRMSREEIERRKEEQNKFDEIICDFFKKLQCHICNELVHNFGDMRRHQRMSHNIESGFISCCGRKFHMRRGLAEHVLVHKNPDHFTCKQCNRAFLDSRSLEAHELTHTDPKEKEKRTYTCDKCPKIFTTKAAAEYHNASKHVDKSDFKYTCPECNKKVPTERKLKQHLRYMHDPEKAIICDKCGKTLRSRANLKKHNELEHSDKPRPKPEPVQCEICGTWLRHVSGLKQHMSTVHEPPGNHRCHICDKTSVNARALKRHIYHNHQCERKFRCTMCEKAFKRPQDLREHTSTHTGEVLYTCPNCPQTFFSNANMYKHRQRLHRAEWEADRKKPLPPNIMQQSSNKKRPSTTNATPGALFAQVVEAAASSNKQ, encoded by the exons ATGGCTACAtgtgtgctttgctttgaACGCTGCAAGAACGGACAGTCCTATAAGATATTTTCCGAAACAGGTTTGCGGCtgaatatttgcaaaacaataaacaaacatttctGGCTTGAA TTAAACAGTGTAACTGGGAGCAGTGAGGAGATCTGCAATCAATGCTGGGAGTGTGTGAACACCTTCAATGTTTTCTACCAACGCGTCTATCATGTGCATCAAGAACGGCGTGAGTTCAAAGATGTGCCCATTGAGTTCTGCGTGGAAACTGTGGCGGCTTCCAATCCTCTGGCACTTGCCACCGAATTGGATGCACTCGACGAAGCATTTTTTGCCACGGATAATGTTAAAGTCGAGGTAAACGAGTTAGAACCATTGCCCAAGCTCGAAATTTTGGAAGAGCCAGCGCCCCAACCAACAAAAGGCACTAAACGAGCTACAGCCGCTGCCGCTGAAACGCCGGCAGCAGCCAAGCGACGCATCAAACGCGAGAAGGTAACGCTTGCCAGCGACTCCGATGGCGACATTCCACTAGCCGAGTTCCTGGACATCAAGCACAATGGCAAAGCGGAGCAGAAAGAGACGCCAACCCAGGGCAGACAGTTGCGTCGTAGTGCTCGTCGTGGTCGCCCACCGAAAAAACCGAGAACACCGTCACCAGAATCACCGCCACCAGCCACCGAAGCATCTCTGAAAAAAGAATTGCATTCAGATGATGACCTAGATGATGACATGGATGACAGGGATGATGATAGGGAGTTTGTGCCAGCTGAAGCTGTGCTGGGAACCGATGATAGCGAAAGTTCCAGTGAGAGTAGCGACGGCGGCGGCTCCGGCGACAGTTTACCGGACTTTGTGCCCGAGGAGCGTTACGCTGAGATTCCCAAACGCGTTGTGGTCAAACCCAAGAAGTATCGCAAACGTCCCAAGCCCTTGGTTCCGCCGGTGCGCATGAGTCGGGAAGAGATCGAGCGACGCAAGgaagaacaaaacaaattcgatGAGATTATATGTGATTTCTTCAAGAAATTACAATGTCACATCTGCAACGAGTTAGTGCACAACTTTGGAGACATGCGACGCCATCAACGCATGTCCCATAACATTGAAAGTGGATTCATCTCATGCTGTGGCCGCAAGTTTCACATGCGTCGCGGTTTAGCCGAGCACGTGTTAGTCCATAAAAATCCCGATCACTTTACGTGTAAGCAGTGCAATCGTGCATTCCTGGACTCCAGATCTCTAGAGGCGCACGAGCTGACGCACACGGATCccaaggagaaggagaagcgCACCTATACGTGCGACAAATGTCCCAAGATCTTTACCACAAAGGCGGCTGCGGAATATCATAATGCATCCAAGCATGTGGATAAGTCGGACTTCAAATACACCTGTCCTGAGTGCAACAAGAA GGTGCCCACGGAACGCAAGCTGAAGCAGCATTTGCGTTACATGCACGATCCGGAGAAGGCCATTATCTGTGACAAGTGCGGTAAGACTTTGCGCTCCCGAGCGAATCTCAAGAAGCACAATGAGCTCGAGCATTCCGACAAGCCTCGTCCCAAACCGGAGCCAGTGCAATGTGAGATTTGCGGCACTTGGTTGCGTCATGTTTCCGGTCTTAAGCAGCACATGAGCACGGTACACGAACCGCCTGGAAACCATCGTTGTCACATTTGCGACAAGACATCAGTTAATGCCCGCGCACTGAAACGGCACATTTACCACAACCATCAATGCGAGCGCAAATTCCGCTGCACGATGTGCGAGAAAGCATTCAAGAGGCCACAGGATTTACGA GAACACACATCCACGCACACGGGCGAGGTTCTTTACACTTGTCCGAACTGTCCGCAGACATTCTTCTCGAATGCAAACATGTACAAGCATCGCCAACG
- the LOC117567130 gene encoding tyrosine-protein kinase transmembrane receptor Ror2 → MAAGWRRGSVRGCVGVWGCDWSQSFVCIVVVALGLCVLLFTCEANANSANAIDVEEPARRHHQRHHTADVDREREREREEKGYCAPYNGKICKQFISGPVWYSLEDPSGGWRNEQVTTALWDELITDLTGLCREAAEKMLCAYAFPRCHVENGRSIKAPLCFEDCQATHLQFCYNDWVLIEEKRERNMFLKNRAHFRLPNCTVLPHYDANMRRPSCSYIGLTEIKEAEVSYDCRNGNGRFYLGSMNVTKSGIPCQRWDTQHPHMHIQPPLVFPQLIEGENYCRNAGGEEPQPWCYTLDESVRWQHCDIPICPDYVDPNAKDLNTPIKMEEFFTPSMIFLLAGIGFIGIVALHLIILLAYKLSKHKDYSQPAPAAHGECNASVRGDCNLSASRETLGSTGFAPTNAAKCGTIRSTATIHSNCIMLTTTAAVQEPKTKLNARLEKLEYPRGEIVYVRSLGQGAFGRVFQARAPGLVSGKEDLLVAVKMLKDDASDQMQTDFEREACLLAEFDHPNIVKLLGVCALGRPMCLLFEYMSPGDLSEFLRACSPYATHQAQPRNRQNLDELQLLHMASNVASGMLYLAERKFVHRDLATRNCLINEQMQVKIADFGLSHKIYLQDYYKGDENDVIPIRWMPIESILYNKFSLESDVWAFGICLWEIFSFALQPYYGLTHEEVIKYIKEGNVLGCPDNTPLSVYALMRRCWNRKPSERPGFAEINHCIQHSIAECECKAML, encoded by the exons ATGGCAGCCGGATGGCGGCGGGGGTCCGTCAGGGGTTGCGTTGGGGTTTGGGGTTGCGATTGGAGCCAAAGTTTTGTGtgtatagttgttgttgcccttgGGCTTTGCGTGTTATTGTTTACATGCGAGGCGAACGCGAACTCGGCGAATGCCATCGATGTCGAGGAGCCGGCACGACGCCACCACCAGCGACATCACACCGCGGACGTCGACCGGGAAAGGGAACGAGAGCGCGAGGAGAAGGGATACTGTGCGCCGTATAATGGTAAAATATGCAAGCAGTTCATCAGCGGACCCGTGTGGTACAGCCTGGAGGATCCAAGTGGCGGCTGGCGCAACGAGCAGGTCACCACAGCGCTGTGGGATGAGTTAATTACGGACTTGACGGGTCTATGCCGCGAGGCAGCTGAG AAAATGCTTTGTGCTTATGCATTTCCGCGTTGCCATGTCGAGAATGGACGCTCCATCAAGGCGCCGCTCTGCTTCGAAGACTGCCAAGCTACGCATCTGCAGTTCTGCTACAACGATTGGGTGCTGATAGAGGAGAAGCGGGAGCGGAACATGTTCCTGAAGAATCGTGCCCACTTCAGGCTTCCCAATTGCACCGTGTTGCCCCACTACGATGCCAACATGCGACGTCCCAGCTGCTCGTACATTGGTCTCACCGAGATCAAGGAGGCAGAGGTCAGCT ATGACTGTCGCAATGGGAATGGACGCTTCTATTTAGGTTCCATGAATGTTACCAAATCAGGCATTCCTTGCCAGCGCTGGGACACACAGCATCCGCACATGCACATTCAACCGCCGCTGGTGTTTCCACAACTCATCGAGGGAGAGAACTACTGTCGCAATGCGGGTGGAGAGGAGCCACAGCCTTGGTGTTATACGCTCGACGAGTCTGTGCGTTGGCAACATTGCGATATTCCCATTTGCC CTGACTATGTGGATCCCAACGCCAAGGATCTGAACACGCCCATCAAAATGGAGGAGTTTTTCACTCCCTCGATGATCTTCCTGCTCGCTGGCATCGGCTTCATTGGCATTGTGGCACTCCATCTGATCATTCTGCTGGCCTACAAACTGTCCAAGCACAAGGATTACTCTCAGCCAGCTCCAGCTGCCCACGGCGAATGCAACGCTTCGGTGCGAGGCGATTGTAATCTGTCCGCCAGCCGAGAGACACTCGGCTCGACAGGATTTGCGCCAACAAATGCTGCCAAATGTGGCACCATACGCAGCACAGCGACTATACACAGCAACTGCATCATGCTGACCACGACGGCTGCTGTGCAGGAGCCGAAGACCAAGCTGAATGCACGCCTCGAGAAGCTGGAGTATCCGCGTGGCGAGATTGTCTATGTGCGTTCCTTAGGACAGGGCGCTTTTGGACGTGTCTTTCAGGCCCGTGCTCCAGGGCTGGTGTCGGGTAAGGAGGATCTGCTGGTGGCCGTCAAGATGCTCAAGGATGATGCCAGCGATCAGATGCAAACGGACTTTGAACGCGAAGCCTGCCTGCTGGCCGAATTTGATCATCCCAACATTGTCAAGCTACTCGGCGTTTGTGCTTTGGGGCGTCCCATGTGTCTGCTCTTTGAGTACATGTCGCCGGGGGATCTCAGCGAATTCCTGCGCGCCTGTTCGCCATATGCCACACACCAGGCGCAGCCGCGCAATCGCCAGAATCTCGatgagctgcagctgctgcacatGGCATCGAATGTGGCATCGGGCATGTTGTATCTGGCCGAGCGTAAGTTTGTGCATCGCGATTTGGCCACACGGAATTGCCTGATCAACGAACAGATGCAGGTCAAGATCGCCGACTTTGGACTGTCGCACAAGATCTATCTGCAGGATTACTACAAGGGCGATGAGAACGATGTGATTCCCATACGCTGGATGCCCATCGAGAGCATTCTGTACAACAAATTCTCGCTGGAGTCGGATGTCTGGGCATTTGGCATCTGCCTCTGGGAGATCTTCTCATTTGCCCTGCAACCCTACTATGGCCTCACCCACGAGGAGGTGATTAAATACATTAAGGAGGGCAATGTCCTCGGTTGTCCAGATAATACGCCGCTCTCTGTCTACGCCTTGATGCGTCGCTGCTGGAATCGCAAGCCCAGCGAACGTCCTGGCTTTGCGGAGATTAATCACTGCATTCAGCACAGCATCGCTGAATGCGAGTGCAAGGCGATGCTCTAA